In Eucalyptus grandis isolate ANBG69807.140 chromosome 4, ASM1654582v1, whole genome shotgun sequence, the following proteins share a genomic window:
- the LOC104441711 gene encoding probable WRKY transcription factor 24 encodes MDGRVPAGPLPPPPQLPLAPAENMFPCINPHLLPSTPLLHSPALMPPQALDPQQFAMEVDWFSLLSGSSKFAEHHPSPTNAFSSARGHNNRGEDVKNGGRSCNKKVGRTRKAIPPRVAFHTKSADDILDDGYRWRKYGQKAVKNSGHPRSYYRCTHHTCTVKKQIQRLSTDSSIVVTTYEGIHNHPCEKLMETLTPLLRQLQLLSGF; translated from the exons ATGGACGGAAGAGTCCCAGCTGGGCCGCTACCACCGCCCCCACAGCTGCCGCTAGCTCCGGCTGAAAATATGTTCCCATGCATCAATCCGCACTTGCTTCCATCGACCCCGTTGTTACACTCTCCTGCGCTAATGCCGCCACAGGCATTAGACCCTCAACAATTTGCCATGGAAGTGGACTGGTTTAGCCTCCTATCTGGCTCCAGTAAATTTGCGGAGCACCACCCTTCACCAACAAATGCGTTCTCAAGCGCTAGAGGGCATAATAATCGAGGTGAAGATGTGAAGAATGGAGGTAGGAGCTGTAATAAGAAAGTCGGTAGGACCAGGAAAGCGATTCCGCCGAGGGTCGCATTCCACACGAAGAGTGCCGACGACATTCTCGACGATGGTTACAGGTGGCGCAAGTATGGCCAGAAAGCGGTGAAGAACAGCGGCCATCCAAG GAGCTACTACCGCTGTACACACCACACATGCACTGTGAAGAAGCAAATCCAGCGACTCTCGACAGACTCAAGCATCGTCGTCACAACGTACGAAGGCATTCACAACCATCCTTGCGAAAAATTGATGGAGACCTTGACTCCTCTTCTGCGGCAACTGCAACTGCTCTCTGGTTTCTAG
- the LOC104443117 gene encoding LOW QUALITY PROTEIN: endoglucanase (The sequence of the model RefSeq protein was modified relative to this genomic sequence to represent the inferred CDS: inserted 2 bases in 1 codon): protein MVTREEMPRAEADQGLCLGDFDYGNVLGKAILFFEGQRSGKLPRXQRVKWRGDSALLDGSPENVNLVGGYYDAGDNVKFGWPMAFAVTLLSWTATENRREISATNQLRYLRSAIKWGTDFLLQAHTSPTTLYTQVGDGNLDHQCWERPEDMDTARTLYKITSSSPGTEAAAEAAAALSAASIVFKSVNSNYSRLLLSKSKSLFELADKYRGSYQGSCPFYCSYSGYQDELLWASVWLYKASGDSNYLNYVLSNQGWSQAVSEFSWDNKFAGAQMLLAEEFHRGKSNLAKFNNDAVSFVCALMPGSSSVQIKTTPGGLLYTRDSSNLQYAMSASMVLLIHSKTLREAHVDGVQCGSAHFSASQIREFAKSQVDYILGKNPMNMSYMVGWGSRYPRRLHHRGASIPSIHVHPAKVGCNDGLATYYSSTNPNPNTHVGAIVGGPDSNDRFGDLRSDYSHSEPATYMNAAFVGAAAALVPRT from the exons ATGGTGACTCGTGAAGAAATGCCTCGAGCCGAGGCAGACCAAGGGTTGTGCCTCGGGGATTTTGACTATGGCAACGTGCTCGGCAAGGCCATTCTGTTCTTCGAAGGCCAGCGCTCGGGGAAGTTGCCGAG CCAGCGAGTCAAATGGAGGGGAGACTCTGCACTATTGGACGGCAGCCCTGAGAAT GTTAACTTGGTTGGAGGATACTACGATGCGGGCGACAACGTCAAGTTTGGTTGGCCGATGGCATTTGCTGTCACCCTGTTGAGTTGGACTGCTACAGAGAACCGAAGGGAGATCTCGGCGACCAACCAGCTTCGGTATTTGCGAAGTGCGATCAAATGGGGGACCGACTTCCTATTACAAGCTCACACTTCGCCTACCACACTATATACGCAG GTGGGAGATGGGAACTTGGATCACCAATGCTGGGAACGCCCCGAAGACATGGACACGGCAAGGACGCTCTATAAGATCACCTCTAGTTCGCCAGGAACCGAAGCGGCAGCTGAAGCGGCTGCTGCTCTTTCTGCAGCTTCAATTGTTTTTAAATCGGTCAACTCCAACTACTCCAGACTGCTTCTGAGTAAATCGAAATCT CTATTTGAATTGGCAGACAAGTACAGAGGATCTTACCAGGGCTCGTGCCCTTTCTACTGCTCTTACTCAGGCTACCAG GATGAGCTTCTATGGGCTAGTGTTTGGTTATACAAGGCAAGTGGAGACAGCAACTACTTGAACTATGTATTGAGCAACCAGGGATGGAGCCAGGCGGTTTCCGAATTCAGCTGGGACAACAAATTCGCTGGTGCACAAATGCTCTTGGCCGAG GAGTTCCACCGTGGCAAGAGCAATTTGGCCAAGTTCAACAATGACGCCGTATCGTTTGTGTGTGCCTTGATGCCTGGAAGTAGCTCTGTCCAGATCAAGACGACGCCCG GTGGTCTGCTGTATACTCGGGACAGTTCGAATCTGCAGTATGCGATGAGCGCATCGATGGTGCTCCTGATACACTCGAAGACGTTGAGAGAGGCTCACGTCGATGGAGTCCAATGCGGGTCTGCACATTTCTCTGCCTCCCAAATCAGAGAATTCGCGAAATCACAG GTGGACTACATCCTGGGGAAGAATCCTATGAACATGTCATACATGGTGGGCTGGGGCTCCAGATACCCGAGGCGGCTGCACCACCGCGGTGCGTCAATCCCGTCCATTCACGTCCACCCTGCCAAGGTGGGCTGCAACGACGGTCTCGCCACGTACTATTCATCGACCAATCCGAACCCGAACACCCATGTGGGGGCGATCGTGGGCGGGCCCGACTCGAACGACCGGTTTGGTGATTTAAGATCGGACTACTCACACTCGGAGCCCGCGACGTACATGAACGCGGCCTTTGTTGGGGCGGCTGCTGCTTTGGTTCCTAGAACCTAA
- the LOC104441713 gene encoding WRKY transcription factor 22, with protein MNSVRVDDWDLQAVVRGCGVGESSYDIMDWMSWQSDADLRQEEILFGGFSDFAETSALLDDLEQLYKPFYPEPEAVRDAGLISEEVIEEAENKLKEEEPLTDASTTSQVVHYEETKQRRRKNQQKREVHHVTAADGVSSDMWAWRKYGQKPIKGSPHPRSYYRCSSSKGCLARKLVERSSSDPRVFVVTYTGEHNHTHPTRRNALAGSTRNKFASPKAKQPAIAKGNRHAPLANGPCDSPSSTATRSPVTPPPVVTHSEEDKRQLSSNESGLSSGSDENNTVPTMFFSDEMFMGFEELNDMVMDPGVAGYS; from the exons ATGAATTCCGTGCGCGTCGATGATTGGGATCTGCAGGCGGTTGTCCGGGGGTGCGGCGTTGGCGAGAGTTCTTACGATATCATGGACTGGATGTCGTGGCAGTCTGATGCCGACCTGCGACAAGAAGAGATTCTCTTCGGCGGGTTTTCCGACTTTGCCGAGACGTCAGCGCTCTTGGATGATTTGGAGCAGCTCTACAAGCCATTCTATCCAGAACCAGAGGCCGTTCGCGATGCGGGGTTGATATCCGAAGAAGTGATTGAAGAGGCTGAGAATAAGCTGAAGGAAGAAGAGCCCTTGACCGATGCTTCGACAACGAGCCAGGTGGTTCACTATGAAGAAACTAAACAAAGGAGGAG GAAGAATCAGCAGAAGAGGGAGGTGCACCATGTGACGGCGGCCGATGGGGTGTCGTCGGACATGTGGGCTTGGCGCAAGTACGGCCAGAAACCGATCAAGGGTTCGCCCCATCCTAG GAGCTACTACAGGTGCAGCAGCTCAAAGGGTTGTTTGGCAAGGAAACTAGTCGAGCGGAGCAGCTCTGATCCCAGGGTCTTTGTCGTGACCTACACCGGCGAGCACAACCACACCCACCCGACTCGCCGGAACGCGCTCGCCGGCAGCACCAGGAACAAGTTCGCTTCCCCTAAAGCAAAGCAACCTGCCATAGCTAAAGGCAACCGGCACGCGCCTCTAGCCAACGGCCCGTGCGACTCTCCGAGCTCGACCGCTACTCGGTCTCCAGTGACTCCTCCGCCCGTCGTGACTCATTCAGAAGAAGACAAGCGGCAACTGTCCAGCAACGAGAGTGGGTTATCGAGCGGGAGTGACGAGAATAACACCGTCCCAACGATGTTCTTCAGCGATGAAATGTTCATGGGGTTTGAGGAATTGAACGACATGGTTATGGATCCTGGCGTCGCTGGCTACAGCTAA
- the LOC104430606 gene encoding uncharacterized protein LOC104430606, producing MAAPEAPLCYVGVARQSPAFRLMKQMGWEEGEGLGKDKQGIKGYVKVKNKQDTIGVGLEKPNEWAFDTAQFDSILQRLKVQAAKPSDEATEKRTEVEDDKNDSNDAQAPVPKATRARGRYKKRERGKLVHAYSSQDLEGILVKKVEELPQEDLDPIEEGYLIDASESPVLTTEGKPDENLPEWWGSKYGFVSGGFLGARSSRKKIVGSKDAGKSYERTAFFEEDQENLYKLVQDKATSGKQGLGIKDRPKKVAGCYFQGKKTSFDDSSDDDTSNTGSLKRKCDDMLERGKASKQKLNLKKLCKQLLHQVPGNSLKLKKLKVLVEEQSSSAFSNFSSKKDAIAQLKEKLGSSGKFSVEGKRVSLVSRKR from the exons ATGGCGGCGCCGGAAGCTCCTCTCTGCTACGTCGGCGTCGCTCGCCAGTCCCCCGCCTTTCGCCTCATGAAGCAAATG GGGTGGGAAGAGGGAGAAGGTCTTGGCAAGGACAAGCAAGGGATCAAAGGCTACGTCAAGGTCAAGAACAAGCAGGACACTATAG GGGTTGGTCTTGAGAAGCCGAATGAATGGGCGTTCGACACGGCTCAGTTCGATAGCATTCTCCAGAGATTGAAAGTG CAAGCAGCGAAACCCAGTGATGAAG CTACTGAGAAGAGAACTGAAGTGGAAGATGATAAAAATGACTCTAATGATGCTCAGGCCCCAGTGCCTAAGGCTACTCGAGCAAGGGGAAG gtataagaagagagaaagggggaagCTTGTCCATGCTTATTCATCACAAGATCTTGAGGGAATTCTT GTGAAAAAGGTAGAGGAGTTGCCACAAGAAGATCTGGATCCCATCGAGGAAGGTTATCTCATTGATGCATCCGAAAGCCCTGTCCTTACCACTGAAG GAAAGCCAGATGAGAATTTGCCAGAGTGGTGGGGCTCCAAATACGGTTTTGTCTCTGGAGGATTTCTTGGAGCACGATCTAGTCGAAAGAAAATAGTTGGCAGCAAGGACGCTGGGAAAAGTTATGAAAGAACTGCTTTTTTTGAAGAGGATCAAGAGAATCTCTACAAGCTAGTCCAG GACAAGGCAACTTCTGGAAAGCAAGGACTTGGGATTAAGGACAGGCCCAAGAAAGTGGCTGGCTGCTATTTTCAAGGGAAAAAGACGTCATTTGATGACAGTAGTGATGATGATACCTCAAATACAGGTTCATTAAAGCGAAAATGTGATGATATGCTAGAGAGGGGTAAGGCCAGCAAGCAAAAATTGAATCTGAAAAAGTTGTGTAAGCAACTTCTTCATCAG GTCCCTGGGAATTCACTCAAGTTAAAGAAGCTGAAAGTCCTTGTCGAGGAACAGTCATCTTCTGCTTTTTCCAACTTTTCTTCCAAGAAAGATGCCATTGCtcaattgaaagaaaag CTGGGAAGCAGTGGGAAATTCTCTGTGGAGGGGAAGAGGGTGAGCCTTGTGTCCAGGAAACGCTAA